The stretch of DNA AACAGAACCGGAAGACGATCCAGGAGGGCTCGCCCTTCCCGGTGTCGCTGGCGCTCATTCTCGTCCTGGTGACGGGGCTCGCGTTCGGATTTCTCTGGCTGCGCGACCAGTGCGACACGCTGGGGCGCCGCCTGCAGGGGCTGGAGGCCCGGCGCGTCGAGGTCGAGCGGCAGTACCTGCGCGAGGAATCGAAGTGGTCGAACCTGAAGAGCCCGCAGAACCTTGAGCGGCTCATGGCCCAATTTCACCTGACCATGGTCTGGCCCGGGGAGCAGTACACCAAGCGCCTGCCCCGGCCCGAGCTGGAGCCCGAGGCCGCAGCGGAGATGCAGTACGCGCAACGGGAACTGGCGACGCGCCATGACTGATTGGAAATACAGGATCCGCATGGACATGGTGGCGGGCGTGCTCCTGGTGATGCTGGCCGCCCTGGCCGGCCGCGTGGTCCAACTGCACGTCGGCCCCAACGAAACCTTGCGCCGCCGGATCGAACAGGCCCGCCGCTACGAGAACCGCCTCCCCGAGCCGCGCGGGCGCATCCTGGACCGCCACGGCAACATCCTGGCCCTCGACCTGGCGATGAAGGACGTTGTGGCCGACCCGAGAGAGGTGATCGCCAGCGGGCACATGCGCTTCATCGGGATGCAGCTGGCCCGCGTGCTGCAGCTCGACCCGGCGATGGTCCTGGCGACGCTCAACCAGCCCCGCCGGCGCTTCGAGTACATCCAGAAGCGCGTGCCGGAGGAGACCGCCGAGCAGATCCGGCGGATGCAGCTGAAGGGCGTGCGTTTCGACGAGGTCAGCGCCCGCCACTATCCGCAGGGGATGCTCGCCTGCCACGTCATCGGGTTCGCCAACCTGGAGAACATGGGCAGCGCGGGGATCGAGCAGCGCTTCCACAACTACCTGCGCGGGCAGCCGGGCCTGCGCGTCAGCGAAAAGGACGGGCGCCGGCGCGAGATTTACGACCGGCGCGTCCTCGACATCCCGCCGCAGCCGGGCGCGGACATCTATCTCACCCTCGACCAGAACCTGCAGTACATGGTGGAGAAGGCCCTCGCCGCCGCCGTCGCGGAGCACCAGGCCAAGGGCGCCTGGGCGCTCGTCCAGCGCGTGCGCACCGGCGAGATCCTTGCCATGGCCTCCCTGCCGGGCTTCGATCTCAACGAGTTTCGCGAGGCCGGCGACGCGCAAAAGCTCAACCGGGCGATCGGCTACGTCTACGAGCCCGGCTCGACGTTCAAGGTCGCCACGATCGCCGCCGCGCTGAACGAGCAGGCCGTCTCGCCCGACGACGTGTTCGATTGCGAGAACGGCTGCTGGTTCTTCAAGGGGCGGCCGCTGCGCGATTTCCACCCGAACGGCCCCCTCTCGGTGGCCGACGTCCTGAAAAAGTCGTCCAACATCGGCGCGGCCAAGATCACCCTGGCGATGGACGAGAAGACCGTGGAGCGGTACCTGCGCGCCTTCGGGTTCGGCGTGCCGGCCGGCATCGAGCTCCCCGGCGAGGAGGGCGGCCTCCTGAACGACCGGTC from Kiritimatiellia bacterium encodes:
- a CDS encoding penicillin-binding protein 2 yields the protein MTDWKYRIRMDMVAGVLLVMLAALAGRVVQLHVGPNETLRRRIEQARRYENRLPEPRGRILDRHGNILALDLAMKDVVADPREVIASGHMRFIGMQLARVLQLDPAMVLATLNQPRRRFEYIQKRVPEETAEQIRRMQLKGVRFDEVSARHYPQGMLACHVIGFANLENMGSAGIEQRFHNYLRGQPGLRVSEKDGRRREIYDRRVLDIPPQPGADIYLTLDQNLQYMVEKALAAAVAEHQAKGAWALVQRVRTGEILAMASLPGFDLNEFREAGDAQKLNRAIGYVYEPGSTFKVATIAAALNEQAVSPDDVFDCENGCWFFKGRPLRDFHPNGPLSVADVLKKSSNIGAAKITLAMDEKTVERYLRAFGFGVPAGIELPGEEGGLLNDRSRWTSLSLSRIAMGHEIGVTALQMLNMLCSVANDGVRVRPTIVRRVVDAEGRLLMESRPDFVAQTIRPETSALMRRLLVRVTEEGGTGTRAAVEGYTVAGKTGTAEKAIDGSYSSRANVSSFMGFLPAEDPDRIAIMVVIDEPQGTYRTGGVVAAPVFREIASQAVRYLDIPPDVPAVAEEDRPPEPWRSL